From a single Raphanus sativus cultivar WK10039 chromosome 3, ASM80110v3, whole genome shotgun sequence genomic region:
- the LOC108844371 gene encoding transcription initiation factor IIB-1: protein MSDAYCTDCKRETELVVDHSAGDTLCSECGLVLESHSIDETSEWRTFANESSNADPNRVGGPTNPLLADSALTTVIAKTNGSSGDFLSNSLGRWQNRNGSAERGLIQAFKTIATMSDRLGLVGTIKDRANEIFKRLEDQKSTRGRNQDALLAACLYISCRQEDKPRTIKEICSVANGATKKEIGRAKDFIVKTLGLETGHSVELGAIHAGDFMKRFCSNLGMSHQAVRAAEEAVKKSEEFDIRRSPISIAAVVIYIITQLSDDKKPLKDIAVATGVAEGTIRNSYKDLYPHLPKIIPSWYAKEEDLKNLSSP from the exons ATGTCGGACGCCTACTGCACGGATTGCAAGAGGGAGACGGAGCTGGTGGTGGATCACTCCGCCGGAGACACGCTCTGCTCCGAGTGCGGCCTCGTTCTCGAGTCCCACTCCATCGACGAGACCTCCGAGTGGCGTACCTTCGCCAACGAGTCTTCCAACGCCGATCCCAACCGTGTCGGCGGTCCCACCAACCCTCTCCTCGCCGACAGCGCCCTCACCACCGTCATCGCCAAGACCAACGGCTCCTCCGGCGATTTCTTGTCTAACTCTCTCGGGAGGTGGCAGAATCGTAACGGTAGTGCTGAGCGTGGGTTGATCCAGGCGTTTAAGACAATTGCCACCATGTCCGACAG GTTGGGGCTTGTCGGAACTATCAAG GATCGGGCTAATGAGATATTTAAGAGGCTGGAGGATCAAAAGTCAACCAGGGGAAGAAACCAGGATGCACTTTTGGCAGCCTGCTTGTACATTTCTTGTAGACAAGAGGACAAGCCACGGACTATTAAGG AAATTTGCTCTGTTGCCAATGGGGCGACAAAGAAGGAAATTGGACGAGCGAAGGACTTTATTGTTAAGACGTTGGGGCTTGAGACTGGCCATTCTGTGGAATTGGGCGCTATACATGCTGGTGACTTCATG AAAAGGTTCTGCTCTAACCTTGGAATGTCTCATCAAGCCGTTAGAGCTGCTGAGGAAGCTGTGAAAAAATCTGAGGAATTTGATATAAG GAGGAGTCCTATATCAATAGCAGCAGTTGTTATCTATATCATAACCCAGCTTTCTGATGATAAGAAGCCTCTCAAAG ATATAGCGGTGGCTACAGGAGTAGCAGAGGGGACAATAAGAAACTCATACAAGGACTTGTATCCTCATCTACCAAAGATCATACCAAGTTGGTATGCTAAGGAAGAGGATCTTAAGAACCTCTCAAGTCCTTGA
- the LOC108833559 gene encoding peroxidase 25-like — MGVYLGNYCYVMIIVLVLGKEVRSQSLKNGYYSASCPRAESIVRSTVESHFDSDPTISPGLLRLHFHDCFVQGCDGSVLIKGKTAEQTALANGGLRGFEVIDDAKSQLELECPGIVSCADILALAARDAVDLSSGPSWRVPTGRKDGRISLASEASNLPSPFDTVAVQKQKFEAKGLDAHDLVTLLGMFYLYLYFLMIFIWANFVDTTKNKLGQK, encoded by the exons atggGAGTGTACTTAGGCAACTATTGTTATGTGATGATAATAGTGTTGGTATTGGGAAAAGAAGTGAGAAGCCAGTCTTTAAAAAATGGTTATTATTCAGCTTCATGTCCAAGAGCTGAGTCCATAGTAAGATCCACAGTTGAATCTCACTTTGATTCTGATCCCACCATCTCTCCTGGCTTGCTTAGGCTTCATTTCCATGACTGTTTTGTTCAG GGTTGTGATGGATCGGTTTTAATCAAAGGAAAAACTGCGGAGCAAACCGCTCTAGCTAATGGTGGTCTTAGAGGGTTCGAAGTGATTGATGATGCCAAATCACAACTTGAGTTAGAGTGTCCAGGAATTGTGTCATGTGCAGATATACTTGCACTTGCTGCTCGTGACGCTGTTGACTTG AGTTCTGGACCAAGCTGGCGAGTTCCAACGGGTCGTAAAGACGGTAGAATCTCGTTGGCATCGGAAGCATCGAATCTACCTTCACCATTTGACACTGTTGCTGTTCAAAAGCAAAAGTTCGAAGCTAAAGGGCTGGATGCTCATGATCTTGTTACTCTACTTggtatgttttatttatatctcTATTTTCTTATGATATTTATATGGGCAAATTTTGTAGATaccacaaaaaataaattaggacaaaaatag
- the LOC108844623 gene encoding glycerol-3-phosphate dehydrogenase [NAD(+)] GPDHC1, cytosolic isoform X2: protein MVGSIEAKKSLLSNGSVQHNGLNLEEKLDEFRRLLGKSDKDPLKVVSVGAGAWGSVFAALLQESYGGFREKFQIRIWRRPGRAVSRSTAKHLFEVINSREDVLRRLIRRCAYLKYVEARLGDRTLYADEILKDGFCLNMVDTPLCPLKVVTNLQEAVWDADIVVNGLPSTETRQVFEEISKYWKERITVPIIISLSKGIETALEPVPHIITPTKMIHQATGVAIENVLYLGGPNIAAEIYNKEYANARICGAEKWRKPLAKFLRQPHFIVWDNSDLVTHEVMGGLKNVYAIGAGMVAALTNESATSKSVYFAHCTSEMIFITHLLAEEPEKLAGPLLADTYVTLLKGRNAWYGQMLAKGEINRDMGDSISGKGMIQVSQS from the exons ATGGTGGGAAGCATTGAAGCCAAGAAGAGCCTGCTATCAAACGGGTCTGTTCAACACAATGGTCTCAACTTGGAGGAGAAGCTTGATGAGTTCCGTCGTCTTCTTGGCAAATCAGACAAAGATCCATTAAAGGTTGTAAGCGTTGGAGCTGGTGCTTGGGGAAGTGTGTTTGCAGCTCTTCTCCAAGAGAGCTACGGAGGTTTCAGGGAGAAGTTTCAGATCAGGATATGGAGAAGACCCGGTAGAGCTGTCAGCAGATCGACGGCTAAACATTTGTTCGAAGTGATCAATTCTCGGGAAGATGTCCTCAGGAGACTGATAAGACGCTGCGCTTATCTGAAATACGTTGAGGCAAGGCTCGGTGATAGGACGCTCTATGCAGATGAGATACTGAAAGACGGGTTTTGTCTTAACATGGTTGACACGCCGCTGTGTCCTCTCAAGGTTGTGACAAACCTGCAAGAAGCTGTGTGGGATGCTGATATTGTTGTTAATGGATTGCCTTCGACGGAGACACGACAAGTGTTTGAAGAGATTAGTAAGTATTGGAAAGAGAGAATCACTGTTCCTATTATCATCTCTCTGTCAAAGGGTATTGAAACTGCTCTTGAGCCGGTTCCACATATCATTACTCCAACAAAGATGATCCATCAAGCAA CTGGTGTGGCGATTGAGAATGTACTCTATCTTGGTGGACCAAACATTGCTGCTGAGATATACAACAAGGAGTATGCTAACGCTAGAATCTGTGGAGCTGAGAAATGGAGGAAGCCACTAGCAAAGTTCTTAAGACAACCACATTTCATTGTTTGGGACAATAGTGATCTTGTGACACATGAAGTAATGGGAGGTCTCAAGAATGTGTACGCCATTGGAGCTG gaATGGTGGCAGCGCTTACTAACGAGAGCGCTACAAGCAAATCGGTGTATTTTGCTCACTGTACATCTGAGATGATATTCATAACTCATTTACTAGCAGAAGAGCCTGAGAAGCTTGCAGGGCCTTTGCTAGCTGACACTTATGTGACCTTGTTGAAAGGGCGTAACGCTTGGTACGGTCAGATGCTTGCTAAAGGGGAAATAAATAGAGACATGGGTGATAGTATAAGCGGGAAGGGAATGATTCAGGTATCTCAATCCTAA
- the LOC108844623 gene encoding glycerol-3-phosphate dehydrogenase [NAD(+)] GPDHC1, cytosolic isoform X1 yields the protein MVGSIEAKKSLLSNGSVQHNGLNLEEKLDEFRRLLGKSDKDPLKVVSVGAGAWGSVFAALLQESYGGFREKFQIRIWRRPGRAVSRSTAKHLFEVINSREDVLRRLIRRCAYLKYVEARLGDRTLYADEILKDGFCLNMVDTPLCPLKVVTNLQEAVWDADIVVNGLPSTETRQVFEEISKYWKERITVPIIISLSKGIETALEPVPHIITPTKMIHQATGVAIENVLYLGGPNIAAEIYNKEYANARICGAEKWRKPLAKFLRQPHFIVWDNSDLVTHEVMGGLKNVYAIGAGMVAALTNESATSKSVYFAHCTSEMIFITHLLAEEPEKLAGPLLADTYVTLLKGRNAWYGQMLAKGEINRDMGDSISGKGMIQGVSAVGAFYQLLSQSSLSILDSEEKKPVAPVESCPILKTLYKILITREQSTQAILQALRDETLNDPRDRIEIAQSHAFYRPSLLDQP from the exons ATGGTGGGAAGCATTGAAGCCAAGAAGAGCCTGCTATCAAACGGGTCTGTTCAACACAATGGTCTCAACTTGGAGGAGAAGCTTGATGAGTTCCGTCGTCTTCTTGGCAAATCAGACAAAGATCCATTAAAGGTTGTAAGCGTTGGAGCTGGTGCTTGGGGAAGTGTGTTTGCAGCTCTTCTCCAAGAGAGCTACGGAGGTTTCAGGGAGAAGTTTCAGATCAGGATATGGAGAAGACCCGGTAGAGCTGTCAGCAGATCGACGGCTAAACATTTGTTCGAAGTGATCAATTCTCGGGAAGATGTCCTCAGGAGACTGATAAGACGCTGCGCTTATCTGAAATACGTTGAGGCAAGGCTCGGTGATAGGACGCTCTATGCAGATGAGATACTGAAAGACGGGTTTTGTCTTAACATGGTTGACACGCCGCTGTGTCCTCTCAAGGTTGTGACAAACCTGCAAGAAGCTGTGTGGGATGCTGATATTGTTGTTAATGGATTGCCTTCGACGGAGACACGACAAGTGTTTGAAGAGATTAGTAAGTATTGGAAAGAGAGAATCACTGTTCCTATTATCATCTCTCTGTCAAAGGGTATTGAAACTGCTCTTGAGCCGGTTCCACATATCATTACTCCAACAAAGATGATCCATCAAGCAA CTGGTGTGGCGATTGAGAATGTACTCTATCTTGGTGGACCAAACATTGCTGCTGAGATATACAACAAGGAGTATGCTAACGCTAGAATCTGTGGAGCTGAGAAATGGAGGAAGCCACTAGCAAAGTTCTTAAGACAACCACATTTCATTGTTTGGGACAATAGTGATCTTGTGACACATGAAGTAATGGGAGGTCTCAAGAATGTGTACGCCATTGGAGCTG gaATGGTGGCAGCGCTTACTAACGAGAGCGCTACAAGCAAATCGGTGTATTTTGCTCACTGTACATCTGAGATGATATTCATAACTCATTTACTAGCAGAAGAGCCTGAGAAGCTTGCAGGGCCTTTGCTAGCTGACACTTATGTGACCTTGTTGAAAGGGCGTAACGCTTGGTACGGTCAGATGCTTGCTAAAGGGGAAATAAATAGAGACATGGGTGATAGTATAAGCGGGAAGGGAATGATTCAG GGTGTTTCTGCAGTGGGAGCGTTTTATCAACTGCTTAGTCAGTCTAGCTTAAGCATATTGGACTCTGAAGAGAAGAAACCTGTGGCTCCGGTTGAATCATGTCCTATTTTGAAAACACTCTACAAGATACTCATCACAAG AGAACAATCAACACAAGCGATTCTGCAAGCGTTGAGGGATGAAACACTGAATGACCCAAGAGACAGGATTGAGATTGCACAGAGCCATGCATTCTACAGGCCTTCCCTTCTAGATCAGCCTTGA